AAAAGTGAAAAGCCCCAAGGTTTATTGGTGATGGGGGTGACTGGGAGTTTATCTGCTGATTACGGCATTGGCCAGGCCCTTTGGGTAGAGCAATGTCAATATTGGGAGAGTGGGAACCATGGTCAGCGACAAGAATACGTTGGCGATCGTCGTTTGATGGACCGGGTTAACCATTTACTGGGGCCAGAGTGGCAGATTCCCGCAGTGAGAGGCATTACCGTGTCGGAGGTGGTTTGTCGGGGGGAGGAAAAAGAACTGTTGGGAAAAAAATCCGGTGCCCAGGTGGTGGATATGGAAAATACAGCGGTGTTGGCTTTTGGGGAAGCAAAACAAATTCCTGTGGCCATTTTGCGGGTGGTGAGCGACACCATGACCCAGGATTTACCGGATCTCAACGGAGTTTTTACTGAGCAGGGGGCTTTGCAACCCTTACCCTTAGCTAAAGCTTTATTGCGCCGTCCCTTGGCCGCAGGTCATTTAATCCAAGGTTCCCTAAAGGCCTGTGCCCAGTTAACGGCGATCGCCCAGAGTTTGAGTGGGGCACTGGGGAAATAGGGAAAATCCCCCGCTGATGGGATTGTGGCAAAATGCTAGGGAAGCAATTGTTGTAGGGCGGGCCTTGCTATGGACTTGATGCGGTCTTTACCCATCGGCTTGTATTTGGAAAATCCGGTGACTTGGTTGCACCGCCTTGATCCCAGGGTAAAACTAGCTTGGCTAATGAGTTTTTTGTTAGCCCCAGTGTTGGCCAACGCTATTTGGCGCCTTGGCATTGTCATTTTTCTAATTCTATTAACCTTTGCAGTCCGTATTCCCTGGCGGGTATGGAAGCAACAAATGGGCTTACTGGTATTTTTTTCTGGCCTAATTTTCCTGTTAACTACCTTTAGTCCCGACGGTTTCACTGTGTTAGAACAACCCCGATCGCCTACCAGTGAAATTGTGGTATCCCCGACCTCATACCAGTACGTTTTATTTGAATGGGGCAGATTATTAGTTACTCGCCGCTCTTTGGAGTTGGGAATTCGCATTAGCACTTTGATTTTTACCCTGGTTTATAGCACCAATTTATATTTGCTCACCACTGCCCCGGAGGAAATTACCGCTGGACTAGAAGAATTAATGGCTCCCCTACGGCGCTTTAAATTACCCATTACAGAAATCACCTTAATTTTGACCCTTGCTTTACGATTTATCCCCTTGGTGATGGAAGAAATTCAAAATCTATTCCGTTCCATTCGCACTAGGGCCATTAATTGGAAAAAACTGGGCATTAAACGGAGCGCTCAAATCTGGATTTTAGTGGTGGAAAGATTACTAGAAAACCTTTTATTGCGGGCAGAACAAATGGCGATCGCCATGGAAGTGCGGGGCTTCACCACTCCCAACGAGCATCAAGTTCAGTGGCATCAATTGCGCATTGTTCGGGCGGATTGGTTGGTGCTGGGAACTTTGATTTTATTTTGGGGGGCTCGGATCCTGTGGGGAGGCATGGCCTGATGGAACTCCAACCCTGGCATTGGTGTTGTTTGCCCCTAGAAGGCCGCACGGGCAGTGAAATTTTTAGTCAATTATTTGGTCATCAAGGCATCGCCACCCTACTAGAAAGTCCCTATCCTGCTTCACCGGATCATCCCCATTTAGGCCGTTATTCCCTCTGTGCCGGCCAACCGAGAAAGGGTAGGTTATGGACTCCTAAGCCGGAAGAGATTTTTAGCTTTTTAAACCAACTTTGCCCATGTAATCATGATGTAAATTTGACAAAAAATATTCCTGAACATTTACCTTTCCATGGCGGTTGGTTAGGCTGGTTAGGTTACGACACTGCTTGGGCAATTGAAAAATTACCTTATTCAAAAGCTGATGATTTACCTTTTCCGGTGGCCTATTGGTACGAGCCTGAAAATTTTGTAATTTTAGATCATCAAGAGCAATTATTATGGTTAGCTACTACCGACCAGGAGAAAATTAAGTTTTTTCAAACTCAGTTAGCAGATAAAATCAACTCAGTTTCATCGCCTCAAGTGCCTCCCTTAAATTTGACCTATACCACTGACCAAGATCAGTACGAAACCATGGTCAATCAAGCGAAACAATATATTAAAGCCGGAGATATTTTTCAAGCTAATTTAACACTACGTTTCATTGCTAAAACTGAGCAAAAGCTTAACAGTTGGCAGGTCTATCAACATCTACAAACTATCAATCCTTCTCCTTTCGCTAGTTACTGGCGATCGCCGTGGGGAGATGTGGTTAGTTGTTCTCCGGAAAGATTAGTTAAGTTAGAAGGCAATGTGGCCCAAACTAGACCCATTGCTGGCACTAGGGCAAGGGGCAAAAATCTGGCGGAGGATGAACAATTATTGCAGGAGTTGCTGGTTAACACCAAAGAGTTGGCAGAACATATCATGTTGGTGGATTTAGAACGCAATGACCTCGGCCGGGTCTGTACCTGGGGAACGGTGGAAGTAGATGAATTATTGGCGATCGAGCGCTATAGCCATGTGTCCCATTTAGTTAGTAATGTAAAAGGCATTTTACAACCAGATAAAACCGGAGTAGATTTGGTCAAAGCTTTGTTTCCCGGTGGCACCATTACCGGCTGTCCCAAAATACGTTGTTTAGAAATTATTGAAGAATTAGAACCAGTGCGGCGGAGTTTGTTTTACGGTTCCTGTGGCTACTGGGATCAACGGGGGAACTTAGATTTAAATATTCTCATTCGCACCCTGTTATTCACCTCTGGACAAGTGACAGGACAAGTGGGAGCCGGCATTGTGGCAGACAGTGATCCCGCCAAGGAATGGTTAGAATCATTGCAAAAAGCCAAAGCTTTATTGGCGGCATTGGAGGGACTATAAAAAATATGGGATTTTTCAAAGGCTTTACTTATCCACTCCGCACATTCAAAATTCTACGTGAAAGTCCAGGCTTATTAGTTTATATTATTATTCCTTTAATTATTAATATTAGCTTAGGTATTTTACTTTATTGGCAACTATTAAATCTAGGTAATGATAGCGTCGATATACTGCGTAATTATGCCCACGATTGGATTGAAATTTTAAACCGACGCATTCCCAAAGTACTGCCCTACATCTTGCCGGTGCTAAAATTTATCTTTTTTCTTTATATCTGGCTAATACGCTTACTATTGCTAGTTATTGCGGGATTTTTACTTTCCCAGGTGGGAGGATTATTAGGTTCTCCTTGGTATAGCATCTTGTCAGAAAAGCTGGAAACAAAACTCCTAGGTAAATTAGCCATTCAGGAAGTGGGATTGTTACAGGACATCAAACGAGCTTTAGCCTTTGAATTGAAAAAAATAGTTTTATTAATTACTTTTACCATCATCGGTTTTGCCACCAACCTTCTGCCTGCATTTGGTACTCCCCTAGCTGCAGTAGTGGGCATTAGCTCCACATCTTTATTAACTTGCCTAGATTTTTTTGACCCTCCCCTCGAACGCCGTCGTCTCAAATTTCGTCGTAAGTTACTATTGATTTTTCAATCTCTCCCCCTGAGCGCTGGCTTTGCCCTAGCAAGTTTAGTTTGGGTCAGCATTCCTCTGGTTAATTTAGTAACTATTCCTTTTTGTGTGACCGCTGGTACCTTATTTTTCTGCGAAGAAATTTACCCCCGGTTTTTCCAAGTCCAAGAAGAAATGGAGGCGGAGGTAAACAAGGGGGCGAATTAAATATTTATTTGCTAGTTCTTCTAGCTGATTTGATCATGATTTACCTAAGGAAAAAGAGTCCTTAAATTGCCCGAGAAAACATCTGTTGTTTGGATTTATTTTGTAGGTAAGTATCAAACACAGCGGCAATATTACGAATTAAAATTCGCCCCCGGGGGGTAACTTCCAAGCCATCCCCCAACCGACGGAGTAAACCATCCGCTTCCAGGACATCCAGGGCCGATAATTCCTTAGCAAAATAGTCGTTAAAATCACAGTCAAAGCCCAAATTATATTTGCTTTCTAATTCCTGGGCAGAGAGTTTAAATTGACACATTAATTCCTTGATTACAGTGCGACGAATTAAATCATCTTGACTTAGTTTAAACCCTTTTTCTATAGGCATTACTTCTCGGTCTAGGGCATTATAAAAAGCTTTTAATGTTTTATGATTTTGGGCATATACATCTTGCAACATACTGATGGAAGTGATGCCAAAACCCAATAAATCAGACTCCGGTTGGGTAGTGTAACCCTGGAAGTTACGGTGTAATTCTCCCCGCCGTTGGGCGATCGCCAACTCGTCATCGGGTTTGGCAAAATGGTCCATGCCGATAAATACATAGCCTTGCTCGGTAAGGTCTGCAATGGTAGCTTGCATAATTTTCAACTTTTCCTCCGCTGGAGGAAGGGCTGATTCGGGCATTTTCTTTTGTACTGGCTTGAGCCAAGGCACATAGGCAAAATTAAACACGGCAATGCGGTCAGGATTAAGCTGAGCTGTTTTGCGTAAGGTTTCCCTGAATGTTGCTAGGTTTTGATGGGGCAAGCCATAAATTAAATCCACATTAACGCTGTCAAAATTAGCTTGACGAATCCAATCCATTACCTGAAACAACATTGCTTCCGGTTGAATACGATTAACTGCCTGTTGCACTTGGCTATTAAAGTCTTGGATTCCAAAACTAATGCGATTAAAACCTAGTTGACGTAGGGCAAAAATATAATCCTTATCAACATAACATGGGTTAATTTCAATGGAAATTTCAGCATTTTCTGCCAATGGAAAAGCATCAGTAATAGTATTGAATAAAAATTCTGCTTGTTCCAGGGTTAAATAATTGGGGGTGCCCCCCCCCCAATGGAGTTGTTGCACCGGTCTTTGTTGATCAACTAAAGGAGCCACTAGGGCAATTTGCTTGGCTACTGCCTTTAGATAGGGGTCCACCGCTGGTTTGTGCTGGGTGATGATGGTATTACAACCGCAAAAATAACAAGCTTTAGCACAGAAAGGAATGTGACAATAAAGGGACAAGGGCGTTTTTTTGTAGTTGCCCAGGTTAATAGCTGTCTGAAAATCACTAGGATCAAATTCTTTGTTTAGCTCTGTGGCAGGGGGATAGCTAGTGTAGCGGGGAATGCCTTGATTGTATTTGTTTAATAACTCAGCGCTAAACTCAACAGTAGGAAATGTGGTGGTCATAAATTTAGATACTATCAGGATTATTTAAATGAATTTTTATCGAAGTATTTAGAGAATTTTACAACTGTTTTCATCGCTGGGAAAATATTTTGCAAATTCTCTTGAATTAACTGAATATTGAGTTGCCAAAATCAAGCAATAGTAAAAATATTGACAACTTAACTCACATTTGATTGTTTTTTATCTAGATTGTGTCTACATAAAATTGCAAAAGAGAGTATTAAATTGAAATAAACACTCTCTTAATTTTCCCGTTTAACCTATTCACCTACCATTAGGGTGATGGGATGACCAGCGGTACTGCGAGCCTCAGTACTGCCTGGACGATCCTGGCGAGTTAACAAGTCAAATGTGTGCTCACCGATCGCCGCTTTGATCAGGTCTTCGAGGTCATGCATAACTTCCCGATTGAGGGAAAAAGCATAATTGGCTTCTTCAACAATCCGGTTTATGGTGGCTTCATCTAAGGGCAAGCTGTTCAGCACATCCCGATAAATTTCCTTGAATTGACGGCGATCGCCTGGGGTAGGCAAACTGTCAAATTCGTACATGGCCGTGCCCTCTCCCTCCGGCAATTGTAAAGCGGAACGAATAATATTTTTCAGGCTTTGACCACCGGATAAGTCCCCTAGGTAACGGGTGTAACAATGGGCAATGAGTAGTTCCGGTTCACTTGCTGCAATAGTTTTGAGGCGATCGACATAAATTTTTGCACAGGGAGTAGGCTGGATTATTTGTTGCCAATTAGGGCCGTAATAGTAGGTCAAATCTTCAGCTAATTTATCAGTGCGATTCAATTCTGGAAAATAAATTGCGCTAATAATTTCATTGTCCCGATGTTGGCGTAAAGCTGCTTCTAGGGCACTGTAAAGATAATACAAATTAGCTAATAATTGCCGAAATGGTTCCCGCTCTACAATGCCTTTTAAAAAGCATTTCATGTAGGCAGTGTTTTCTGCCAAAGTGTGGGATTGTTGGGTACCGTAGCGGAGTTTTTGTGCAAGGTTAGTCATGGTTTTACCAAAGGTAATTAGCAATAATCAGCAAACAATTGGAGTAAGTTAAAAGTTGAATAAATTAACACACCATCCCCCGACGGGCTTCGGCGTCCACTGGCTTTTGCAGGAATATACAGATCATTTGCCAAATAATCACAGCAATCCACGGTGCCTTTTGGCAGAATTTGGCCAATTTCGGGGCTTCGCTGTTGGCGATCGCCGTTAGTTTTTCGTTAGCGCTGGCACAGGCTTCTAGGCGGGGGAAAAATTTAGGATTATCCGTGTCCAAAACTTCTGGAAAAGCTCTTGCTGCCGTTGCATTGGTATTTGTCACCACATCCACGTTATATTGCTTAGCATCTAGCCCCACCGACTGATAAAAATCCGTCCGCTCAAACACGGT
The genomic region above belongs to Synechocystis sp. PCC 6803 substr. PCC-P and contains:
- the hemN gene encoding oxygen-independent coproporphyrinogen III oxidase; its protein translation is MTTTFPTVEFSAELLNKYNQGIPRYTSYPPATELNKEFDPSDFQTAINLGNYKKTPLSLYCHIPFCAKACYFCGCNTIITQHKPAVDPYLKAVAKQIALVAPLVDQQRPVQQLHWGGGTPNYLTLEQAEFLFNTITDAFPLAENAEISIEINPCYVDKDYIFALRQLGFNRISFGIQDFNSQVQQAVNRIQPEAMLFQVMDWIRQANFDSVNVDLIYGLPHQNLATFRETLRKTAQLNPDRIAVFNFAYVPWLKPVQKKMPESALPPAEEKLKIMQATIADLTEQGYVFIGMDHFAKPDDELAIAQRRGELHRNFQGYTTQPESDLLGFGITSISMLQDVYAQNHKTLKAFYNALDREVMPIEKGFKLSQDDLIRRTVIKELMCQFKLSAQELESKYNLGFDCDFNDYFAKELSALDVLEADGLLRRLGDGLEVTPRGRILIRNIAAVFDTYLQNKSKQQMFSRAI
- a CDS encoding heme oxygenase (biliverdin-producing), which translates into the protein MTNLAQKLRYGTQQSHTLAENTAYMKCFLKGIVEREPFRQLLANLYYLYSALEAALRQHRDNEIISAIYFPELNRTDKLAEDLTYYYGPNWQQIIQPTPCAKIYVDRLKTIAASEPELLIAHCYTRYLGDLSGGQSLKNIIRSALQLPEGEGTAMYEFDSLPTPGDRRQFKEIYRDVLNSLPLDEATINRIVEEANYAFSLNREVMHDLEDLIKAAIGEHTFDLLTRQDRPGSTEARSTAGHPITLMVGE
- a CDS encoding EI24 domain-containing protein, with product MGFFKGFTYPLRTFKILRESPGLLVYIIIPLIINISLGILLYWQLLNLGNDSVDILRNYAHDWIEILNRRIPKVLPYILPVLKFIFFLYIWLIRLLLLVIAGFLLSQVGGLLGSPWYSILSEKLETKLLGKLAIQEVGLLQDIKRALAFELKKIVLLITFTIIGFATNLLPAFGTPLAAVVGISSTSLLTCLDFFDPPLERRRLKFRRKLLLIFQSLPLSAGFALASLVWVSIPLVNLVTIPFCVTAGTLFFCEEIYPRFFQVQEEMEAEVNKGAN
- a CDS encoding anthranilate synthase component I, producing the protein MASIAHCSGGLVGAGNFDFILGGSDPVGRHGLMELQPWHWCCLPLEGRTGSEIFSQLFGHQGIATLLESPYPASPDHPHLGRYSLCAGQPRKGRLWTPKPEEIFSFLNQLCPCNHDVNLTKNIPEHLPFHGGWLGWLGYDTAWAIEKLPYSKADDLPFPVAYWYEPENFVILDHQEQLLWLATTDQEKIKFFQTQLADKINSVSSPQVPPLNLTYTTDQDQYETMVNQAKQYIKAGDIFQANLTLRFIAKTEQKLNSWQVYQHLQTINPSPFASYWRSPWGDVVSCSPERLVKLEGNVAQTRPIAGTRARGKNLAEDEQLLQELLVNTKELAEHIMLVDLERNDLGRVCTWGTVEVDELLAIERYSHVSHLVSNVKGILQPDKTGVDLVKALFPGGTITGCPKIRCLEIIEELEPVRRSLFYGSCGYWDQRGNLDLNILIRTLLFTSGQVTGQVGAGIVADSDPAKEWLESLQKAKALLAALEGL
- a CDS encoding CbiQ family ECF transporter T component produces the protein MDLMRSLPIGLYLENPVTWLHRLDPRVKLAWLMSFLLAPVLANAIWRLGIVIFLILLTFAVRIPWRVWKQQMGLLVFFSGLIFLLTTFSPDGFTVLEQPRSPTSEIVVSPTSYQYVLFEWGRLLVTRRSLELGIRISTLIFTLVYSTNLYLLTTAPEEITAGLEELMAPLRRFKLPITEITLILTLALRFIPLVMEEIQNLFRSIRTRAINWKKLGIKRSAQIWILVVERLLENLLLRAEQMAIAMEVRGFTTPNEHQVQWHQLRIVRADWLVLGTLILFWGARILWGGMA